The following DNA comes from Salmo trutta chromosome 15, fSalTru1.1, whole genome shotgun sequence.
cattattattcccataccattatcaGAATCAGAAATTATGCTACattctgcctattggctacttagcttattgaagcctgtctcaaaatacaacactgctccTTTAAGACAAAAGAAacagctctttacctgactcgcttaTCAAAGATGTTTAGAAATATACACAttttggcctcccgagtggcgcagcagtctatggcactgcgtcactacagatcctggttcgataccGGGCAGTGTTGCAGCCGGCTGCGAACGGGAGATCCATGAGGCGACGCAAAATTGGCGCAGCGTCGTCCgtgttagtggagggtttggctggcatgTCCTTGTGCCATCGCACTCTAGcgtctcctgtggcgggccaagcgcatgcacgctgacacggtcactaggtgtacggtgttaccgccgacacattggtgtgcctggcttccaggttaagtgagcattgggtcaagaagcagtgcggcttggctgggtcgtgtttcagaggatgcatggcacttcacctttgcctctcccgagtccgtgcgGGAGCTGCAGGGATGggacaattggataccacgaaaaagggggtacaagaataaaataaatgcacacattttattcccttgtaggaagcaatcacttccctattgctgactacaaatgatctataactgggctaataccTCAGTAACTAAaccaaatcaaatatatttatatagcccttcttacatcagctgatatatcaaagtgctgtacagaaacccagcctaaaaccccaaacagcaagcaatgcaggtgtagaagcacggtgacgaggaaaaactccctagaaaggccgaaacctagaaaggaaccaggctatgaggggtggccaatcctcttctggctgtgctggctggagattataacagaacatggccaagatgttcaaatgttcataaatgaccagcatggtcaaataatagtaatcacagtgaacaggtcagggttccatagccgcaggcagaacagttgaaactggaacagcagcacggccaggtggactggggacaacaaggagtcatcatgccaggtagtcctgaggcatggtccttgggctcaggtcctctgagagagaaagaaagaattagagagagcatacttaaattcacacaggacaccagataagacaggagaaatactccagatataacagactgaccctagccccccgacacacaaactactgcagcataaatactggatgcTGAGACAGgtgtcaggagacactgtggccccatccgatgacacccccggacagggccaaacaggcagaatATGAACATAATGTGCACACGTGactacatgcagctctcactttgatatcaaaacaagcgcatctactcacgaccgctcatgctgtaaacacagtccagttcaaagtaaacggcacagatccatatctgacaatggtctatttgcatctaggcctactgcagctctgattgtttatgccgcaccggtctgtgtagagtccgGGCTGAGTCGTGCGTGTCAATGTAATAGAATCCTACACCGATGCTTTCTTcttacaacaaaatctcttgcattgTTCATTTTGGTATTTCATTGAAAGTGGGTAATACTGCGTTGATTAGATCACAATTGCCGCAGTTAAGGGAAACGTTCATAGTGCTAACAGGGAAaactagaacagtggtcaccaacctttccTGAGTCAGTGTAAgcccgagatctaccgctcagattctTTTAAAACGTCACTTAAATGTAAGCCTAtacaacattaaccaattaaaaacagtactgtagcaatgacaTCCATGTATGACTATTTGAAAGTTAAATGTGTGTTTCTCAAGTTTAGATTCAGACCTAAATGTACAGATCAACAACCATTACTTCACTTTGAAAGTATTTCAGGTGCTGTCCAGGTTCTTAAGCATAATTATATCACAGGTGGACTGGCGACGCTCCTTCATCACGACCGATGTCAACCCTTTCTATGACTCCTTCGTGAGGTGGCAGTTCATCACCctgaaagagaggaagaaaatCAAGTTTGGTAAAAGGTATGTTTAGAACTTGGAAAGGTGTATTATAACCTTGCAATGCGTAAACCTTGTAGCATTATTACATTGATTTACATTCTCAACTTTTTGCAGGTATACCATCTACTCTCCAAAAGATGGACAGCCATGTATGGACCATGACAGGCAGACTGGAGAGGTGAGATTTTCTTGCCACTACATGAAAttttattcatcacatgcttcgGAAACAACAggtaacaatgaaatgcttacttacgggccctttccaacaatgcagagagaaagaaaatggagaaataataataacaataaatgcacaatgagtaatactatatacacggggtaccagtccCGAGTCGATATGCAGGAGTGtgaagtaattgaggtagatatgtacatataacttggagtaaagtgacagataataaacagtagcagcagtgtatgtgatgagtcaaagttAGTTCAAAAAGTGTCAGTGCAGAtcgtccaggtagctatttggttaattatttaatcaacgATTTAGTAGACTTATGGCTAGGGGGTAGATGCTGTTCAGGGTCATGTTGGTTCTAGACTTGCTGTAGCAGAGGGAACAGGTTATGACTTGGGTCGCTGgagtttgacaatttttagggccttccactgacacTGCATAGTATAGatatcctggatggcaggaacatAATCTCAATGAGGGTTGTCCCTCTGTTGTGTAGCTGCAGCTCTATAATAAAGTTTTTACATTCTAGGGAGTTGGACCACAGGAGTATACCCTCATCAAGATGAAGGTTGTAGAGCCCTACCCTGCAAAACTAAGGTACTGTATGTAGCAGACTAGACAGTCTATTTTTAGCATAACCCACATTGTCATTGATATGATATACAATCAACTTTGTCACATTTTAGACCTAGCAGTTTGGCCTGATAGCAGGTAACATTTGTTGCTACTTGGGGTAAGACTACCATCCACCTTCTGCAAATACTCTTCTGAAAACTGTTACCCTCAGTGGCCTTAAAGGCAAGAACATCTTCTTGGTGGCAGCTACTCTCAGACCAGAGACCATGTTTGGCCAGACTAACTGCTGGGTCCATCCTGACATCAAGTACATAGCCTTTGAGATGGCCTGTGGAGACGTGTTCATTAGCACGAGGAGGTCAGCTAGGAACATGTCTTACCAAGGCTTCACCAAGGAGAACGGCAAGGTTACAGTGATCATGGATGTTCTGGGAAAGGTGTGCACATTTTAAATTACATCCTTATGTTTAAGTGTCTTCACACACGCAATAATGTACGTTAAATAGCCTGAGTTCCctctgacacacacgcacgcacaatgCACACCTTATGAGTTTGACCACTCGCACTCACATAGTGGTAAATGTCTTTTTACCTTCTCTGTAGGATATTCTTGGATGTGCTCTTAGCGCCCCGCTGACGTCTTACCGGACCATCTATGCCCTGCCCATGCTTACCATCAAGGAGGACAAAGGTATTGGAATAAAGTGTTGAGAATGCTCAAATACTGCTTTTTAACTGCATCCATCCTGTCTCTGCTAGAGCACATTGAGACGGCTTGAGGCAGTCCTCCTTTTGAAGAGCTAGAGTAAAGGAGACATAAGTCATTGTAGAGCACAGTGAACATTGCTGAAATGGACAACATAGATTACATATTTTtattagggggtagatcagctttagtattacagatagattgtggcttccatcaatgtaactgcctgcatcatttccaatccccccaTATTTTAttggtaaatatatatttttttatgtcttTATTATATTCCCCCAACACTACCACCCCTACCCTAATTGAACTAAACTAATGGAGAACACTTATCCTTctaagtgcatttggaaagtattcagaccccttgactttttccaaattttgttacgttacagccttattctaaaatggattaaattgtccccccccctcaatctacacacaataccttataacgacaaagcaaaaaggGGTTTAGACGTTTTTGctcattcattaaaaaaaatatcgtatcacatttacgtaagtattcagaccctttactcagtactttataaTCATATcatatgttattggtcacatacacgagTTTAGCAGATGTTTAGCAGATGCGGGAGAAGCTAAATGCTTTTTTTCtatctccgacagtgcagtaatatctaacaatttcacaacatacacacaaatctaagtaaaggaatggaatttagaatataatggaattaagaatatatatggatgagcaatgtcagagcggcatagactaagatacagtagatagtatagaatacagtatatacatatgagatgactaatgcaagatatgttaacattattaaagtgactagtgttccattttattaaagtggccagtgatttcaagtctatgtatgtaggcagcagcgtctatgtgctagtgatggctatttaagtctgatggtcttgagatagaagttgtttttcagtctctcggtcccagcattgatgcacctgtactgaccttgccttctggatgatattggggtgaacaggcagtggctcaggtgattattgtccttgatgatctttttggccttcctgtgacattgggtgctgaaggtgtcctggagggcaggtagtttgcacctttggcagcgagtcttcttgggtatgacgctacaagcttggcacacctgtatttgaggagtttctcccattcttctctgcaggtcctctcaagctctgtcaagttggacggggagcgtcgctgcacagctattttcagatctccggagatcaggttcaagttcagactctggctgggccactcaaagacattgagagacttgtcctgaagccaatctggtgttgtcttggctgtgtgcttagggttgttgtccatttggaaggtgaacctttgctcaaatctgaggtcctgagtgctctggagcaggttttcatcaaggatttttctatactttgctccgttcatctttccttcaatcctgactagtttccctgccgctgaaatacatccccatagcatgatgctgccaccaccatgcttcaccgtagggatggtgccaggtttcctcgagACGTGACGCTTaactttcaggccaaagagttcaatcttggtttcatcagaccagagaatcttatttctcatggcctgagagcactttaggcgccttttggcaaactccaagcgggctgtcatgtgcgttttactgaggagtggcttccgtctggtcactctaccataaatgcctgattggtggagtgctgcagcgatggttgtccttctggaaggttctcccatctccacagaggagctctgggttcttggtcacctccctgaccaaggcccttctcccccaattgctccgtttggtcgggcggccagctctaggaagagtcttggaggttctaaacttcttccatttaagaatgatggaagccactgtgttcttgggggacattcaatgctgtagacatttttttgggacccttccccagatctgtgcctcgacacaatcctgtctcggagctctactgacaattccttcgacctcatggcttcgtttttgctctggcatgcactgtcaactgtgggaacttgtatagacaggtctgtgccttcccaaatcatgaccaattgaatttaccacaggtggactagaagttgtagaaacatctcaaggatgatcaatggaaacaacatgcgcctgagctcaatttagtctcttagcaaagagtctgaatacttgtgtaactgttttatttttaatacatttgcaaaaagatTCTCAACCTTTTTTTTGagttgtcattatgggtattgtgtgtagattgatgaggggaattttttgttgttgatccattttagaataaggctgtaacgtaaccaaatgtggaaaaagtcaaggggtctgaatactttccgaatgcacagtagtatacattttacagacagtatattttacaataggtatcttttgtttttagtcccattattcagctcccctcaaccccctcCCATcaatctctgaacaccatccattttatttttagataattttttttactctgctgtgatgtttcacacaagttctgaacctttctattatcattgtttctacagattgtaaattaaagaaacatttttgctaagagtattatattattgatcgattgactaggACTTTTAAAGTCACCCAACAGTGCGATTTTCAGCGTTGGCTCCTGGTAATGTTGcaatttttcagccattcctgaacctgcgaccagtACCAAAACGTTGCTAGAATTTTGGTAAATTGAAAAATGCTAAATTTTGAATCCGGtgtcgttttgtgtatcagttcatcgCTATATGGCACAGCGGTGACATTTTTTGTCCTTTTTAAACTGGTATACTATTTTTGTTTATCAAACATTTcgttaaccaattttggtcttgaATGCAGCGCCTACTTACAAGTTGTGACTTACTGATGTACACCTGAGGGGATGCTGCACTATGAGTCATTACAATTAATAATTTTGGTCCGCTTTGCTCCAGGCGTTTACATCTGCATCAAAATGGTGTGGCTAAATTGAAATATCAGAATGCAGATATCTATGGCTTTGTTCGCTCTAATGCGCATCATCATGTGTTTGATAGAAAAGGCTTTCTCAGAGGACACAGCAGGGGCATTTCTTGTGTTTTGTagatgttggttttgtttgtcaTGTGACTTTGGTACACTTGTtttgtgacccccccccctccccccaggcaCTGGAATTGTCACCAGCGTACCGTCCGACGCACCTGATGACATCGCTGCCCTCAGGGATATCAAAAAGAAACAGGTGACACTAACTGTACAGAACTGTGCTCGTTTGTGGCTACTGGTCTATTTTAGTTTGCATTTTGCAAAATGTGTTTTGGTTATTGACGTAATTGGAGATCACTTGGATTCCTCTTATAGGCCCTGAGAGAGAAATATGGTATCGAAGACAAGATGGTCCTACCTTTTGAGCCGGTAAGCTTAAGTCACACTGACACCCTCGCCTTGCCTCTCACGTCCTTTATCTGTTCCTAAATGATCAGACAGTGCCGTGTGTGTGCGCCTAATATTCACTGCTACCCTACTCCTCCAGGTGCCCATCATTGAGATCCCTGGCTATGGGAACCTGTCTGCTCCTCTGGTGTGTGACGAGTTGAAGATCCAGAGCCAGAATGACCGTGAGAAGCTGGCAGAGGCCAAGGAGAAGGTTTACCTCAAGGGCTTCTATGAAggggtgagtcccaaatggctaCACAAACATCTCGACTATGCATACGTGTAATACAATGCAGCTTTATTTCTCCCCGTAGAACAGTTCAGGATATTGGGGGCTATAGATGTGCATCAGAGGTATACAACAACATACAATAGTATATGAAAAATCAACATCCACATATTCTCTGATTTTTCTAATGAATGGTCTTCTTTTCTCAGATCATGCTGGTTGAAGGCTACAAGGGCCAAAAGGTGCAGGATGTCAAGAAACCCATCCAGAAGATGATGGTGGAGAAGGTACCCTGGTTGAAATCAATTATTTGACACCAATCTATTTATTGCGTTTCTGTTTATTCTCTGGACCTATGTTTGCAATGTGGTGCTGTATGCTACTGTTGGTTCTTTCTCTGACCTGTATGATGTGTTTGATACGGttctttgtctctctgttttctaACTGGGATCTCTACCAATGTTCCCAGGGCCAAGCTTTAATCTACATGGAGCCAGAGAAGCAGGTGATGTCACGCTCTTCAGATGAGTGTGTGGTGGCACTATGCGACCAGTGGTGAGTACGGGAGCCTGAAAATACTCCCTGATTTATGGTAGTTTTTCTGTATTTTGTGTCTTCACTGATAACAATGGTGAAACGGAGCGATATTCAGTGTGGATCCAAGGCTACCTGACAGCATAGACAAGTATCTAAGGGTAATTATTAGGGGAAACTCTAAACTGAACATTTCTGAGCTAAATTCCTAAAGTATGTGGTGTCTCTGACAGGTATCTTGATTATGGAGACAATGAGTGGAAACAGCAGGCCATGGAATGCCTGAAGCCACTGGAGACGTGAGTCATTCCGCTGTTCTGTTGCTCGACTATACCACTGCTAACAAGCTCCTTGTCAAAGGAATGTGTCAGTGTGTTGACGGTTTTGTTGGCTGTGTGTCTGGTCAAAACGGATATGTTCAAACTGTGCTTCCTGTGTATGTTTGGCTCTTTAGGTTCTGTGACGAGACGAGGAAGAACTTTGAGGCCACTCTGGACTGGCTCCAGGAGCACGCCTGCTCTCGTACCTATGGACTAGGTGAGGAGGGTGACCGGTTAGGTGGAGGAGGGTGACCGGTTAGGTGGGGCAGGGTCACAGGTTAGGTGGAGGAGGGTCACAGGTTAGGTGGAGGAGGGTCACAGGTTAGGTGGAGGAGGGTCACAGGTTAGGTGGAGGAGGGTCACAGGTTAGGTGGAGGAGGGTCACAGGTTAGGTGGGGGAGGGTCACAGGTTAGGTGGGGGAGGGtgacaggttaggtgggggagggtgacaggttaggtgggggagggtgacaggttaggtgggggagggtgacaggttaggtgggggagggtgacaggttaggtgggggagggtgacaggttaggtgggggagGGTGACCGGTTAGGTGGAGAACCAGGAGGTTTTACTGACCATGTGATCTTACAACTCTGGGCCTAGTTATAGCTGTAAAATACAGTCTGTAACTAGACCCATAGAGAGTCACATTGTCAGAAAACATTCTGGGACCTCTCACGTCCAGAGCATCTTTTGAGACCATCAGTAACCGTTCAGAGCCTTTTTGGAATTTGCATGGACTTAAGATGGAGATAAAATACCCACAATAAGGAAGCATTTTTTTAGTAAGTCATGTGCCAAACTGCAGGAAGGACACATTTCGCATGCTTAATGATCAGTTATCCATTTCATTGGTGGACCCAGCATGTTAAGCCATAGTAATGATATAAGCATATCCCTTACCGTTCACATTAGGTGTTTGATTGTTGGTTTTTTTTGTACGGTGTGCTTGTTGCCATAGGTACAAGGTTGCCATGGGACCAGCAGTGGCTGATCGAGTCCTTATCTGACTCCACCATTTACATGGCCTACTACACCGTGGCTCACTTCCTCCAGGGGGGAGTGCTCAACGGACAGGGACCCTTGCCTCTAGGGATCAAGTATGCGGCACTCGACTCTCACACGGTTGTCTTATTCAGCGGTGATGGGCATCTGTAGATGCAGACGGAAGACATTGCAGCACGTTCCGATGTCCTTTTAAACATATTGCAATGGAGAAAGTTTGTATTGTTGTAGTTGGAGATGTATATGATCATCATGTATTGTTTTGCACATGTATACCTTTTCGAGGAAGAGGATAAATGCGCTGTGCCAGAATTGTAAATCCCTATTTGGTTATGGATACAGTACTATTGGAGCCACTAGATAATCTGAGTCTGTGCctgcactctgtctctctgtaaggCCAGAGCAGATGACCAGGGAGGTGTGGGACTTCATCTTCTTCAAGAGCTCTCCCTTCCCCAAGACGGACATCCCCAAGGAGCACCTGCAGAGGCTGAGGAGGGAGTTtgagtactggtaccccgtggaTGCCCGTGTGTCTGGGAAGGACCTGGTGCCCAACCACCTGTCCTACTACTTGTACAACCACGTGGCCATGTGGCCCAATGACAGGTGAGACGTACCACCTTCCTGTctctgcccgcctgcctgcctgcctctggtGCTAGGGCTGCTGCAGGGGTACAAGTCCAGTATTCCTCctaattaatataatagtttagatttaaacgtttacatgctttgctaGAAGAACGTAGCCTTACGTAGAGGAAtttgaagtttgaaatgaaacgAGACAATGGTAGCCACAACCATTCAAAAAAAGTAGTTTGAAGGGTAATATAAAAAAAGTAACTGGTGCACATTGTTATAAACTTATCGTTATCGTGATAATTCAGTACATTTATCGTGATATGGATTCTTGTTCATTTCGCCCAGCTTTAAGCCTAATGGCAATTCACTGCAGGGTCTAATCAGTTATGGGTTTGACGCCTTGCAGATTGTATGGAATGTAAGACAATCCCTCCAGAGAGTCCCATGATTTTCAAGGAGCTTATCTTTATGTACACAGCGGAAAATGGCCGCAGGCAGTCCGAGCCAATGGTCACCTGTTATTGAACTCTGAAAAGGTGCGTTTTTTTCCATCTCAAATAGATTTTGTTAACTGCAATGAACTCTCCTTTTTCTGTCTCCTGCTCTGGCATAATGGGAGCGGTGTGTTTGTCTGAAGACGTCAGTGTCTTAcacacaaagcctgtgtttgtgtgtgatcctCCTAACGATCTGTGTTTTGTATTCATCAGATGTCTAAATCCACGGGCAATTTCCTCACTCTGAGTGAAGCCATCGCCAAGTTCTCTGCTGACGGTAAGCATTCCAGCCTCTTAAAACAATGCTTCCTAATTACTAAGAAGATTTATGAGAGGAGCAGTCATTTATTTCCGGAAGTCGTTAGCATAATCAATTAGTTATTCTTTGCTTCTCGATGTttccttctgtttctcctctgaTGGAAGGGTGGCTTGATTTATTTGGGGAACAGAAGAGGAAGGGGGGAGCAGAGCAGTGGGATAGCTTCTCCTGCCTTCCTTTTGATCTCCTCTTCCTACTTGGAGAGTAGAAATCAAATGCCATCTGTCCCAGAGTGGTGATGGGAGATGAATCATTTTGAGATGGTGTCATGCCAGACGCTGAGTGCTTCGTTCTGGTTATTTATGTAGAAGTTTGACTGCTTAAATACACTGCtcttcacatacttttgtagaagacaggagaggatggaggggattTGTTTTGAAGCTCTGATTTGTTATTATGCATCATTTTACAAATTGATCAAACTCAGCTTTTAGAGTGTCGAAGTGCTTGTTTCTAGCAGTGCCGCTGTAATAGTGTGTTTGTGCGCGTTCCCTGAGTGTTAAACACAGTCTTACCATGTTCTGTGTGCCTTTGCCCAGGGATGCGCATGGCCCTGGCGGACGCGGGAGACACAGTGGAAGACGCTAACTTTGTGGAGGCCATGGCCGACGCTGGCATCCTGCGCCTCTACACCTGGGTGGAGTGGGTCAAGGAGATGATAGCCAATCAGAACAACCTGAGGACCGGGCCAGCCGACACCTTCAACGACCGTGTGTTCGGCAGGTACAGTCCAATGAGACACAAATTAGTGTGGATTCGTCATCCAAACTCCAACTAATCTCTAGCAAGGATACATGTCTGACCTTAGCATAGTTCTAAGACTTGACTTATTTTACAGTGACATGAATGCAGGCATCATCAAGACCGAGCAGCACTATCAGAGGATGATGTACAAGGAGGCGCTGAAGAGCGGCTTCTTTGAGTTCCAGGTAACAAGCTGACGTCTGTCAGCGTTTGGGCTGTGTGCAGCGTTCCCAATCACCAGTGATGAGACCctatactgtgtgtttgtgtgtgtgtgtgtcctggcagGCGGCCAAGGATAAGTACAGGGAGCTGGCCATCGAGGGGATGCACCGGGACCTGGTGTTCCAGTTCATTGAGAAGCAGACCCTGCTGCTGGCCCCCATCTGCCCACACCTCTGTGAACACACCTGGGGTCTCATGGGCAAGGTAAGGGGGACAGGGCTCACAATATGACAACCTCTAAAGGGCCGTACATCCATATCAGAACCTTGTCGGGATGAAAGGCTATACTTTGTTTCCGGATAACAACACATTTTTAATAGGTTATGCATGTACGTACTGTAACTTTTTTCTATACAGTTTCCCTTTTCGCAGTCCAGTTACTTTTGGCTTTAATAAAATGATGTAGGATTAGCTTTCCCTACTGAAGTTGTAACCGCAACCCCCTCCCCCAAAAAAGGTTGTGGTCATAAATATTGCCATaataccctctcctctcttcccagacTGGCTCTCTGATGAAAGCATTGTGGCCAGTGGCAGGTCCAGTAGACGAGGTGCTGATGCGCTCTTCTCAGTACGTCATGGAGACAGCCCATGACCTAAGAATACGCCTGAAGGCCTACCTGGCACCCCCCAAGAGCAAGGTAAGACCTATAGCTACCTGGCACCCCCCAAGAGCAAGGTAAGACCTATAGCTACCTGGCACCCCACTAAGAGCAAGGTGCTACCTGGCACCCCACTAAGAGCAAGGTAAGACCTATAGCTACCTGGCACCTCCCAAGAGCAAGGTAAGACCTATAGCTACCTGGCACCCCACAAGAGCAAGGTAAGACCTATAGCTACCTGGCACCCCACTAAGAGCAAGGTCACATTAACGCTCTGCCAAGGTGCAGAGAGATCTGGGCACACAGCCAACAGGGAACTAGCCATTTTATTGCAATGACAGTACATTTGTACCAGTACCACAGTTATAGCGTGAGTGAATATTAATGTGTGCTTTATGGAGCTGAACTAAGTTTTGAAATGCACCTTTGTGGTTAATGTTTGATGAATAGCCTAATTGTTAAATGAG
Coding sequences within:
- the lars1b gene encoding leucine--tRNA ligase, cytoplasmic — protein: MTERKGTAKLDFLRKIEEDIQQKWEKERTFDCDAPTTIGESTNKNKYFVNFPYPYMNGRLHLGHTFSLSKCEFAVGFQRLKGKQCLFPFGLHCTGMPIKACADKLKREMEVYGNPPQFPEEEEEEEEKPKFADEFIIKDKAKGKKSKAVAKAGGSKFQWDIMKSLGLSDMEIVPFANAAHWLEYFPPMAVKDLKMMGVKVDWRRSFITTDVNPFYDSFVRWQFITLKERKKIKFGKRYTIYSPKDGQPCMDHDRQTGEGVGPQEYTLIKMKVVEPYPAKLSGLKGKNIFLVAATLRPETMFGQTNCWVHPDIKYIAFEMACGDVFISTRRSARNMSYQGFTKENGKVTVIMDVLGKDILGCALSAPLTSYRTIYALPMLTIKEDKGTGIVTSVPSDAPDDIAALRDIKKKQALREKYGIEDKMVLPFEPVPIIEIPGYGNLSAPLVCDELKIQSQNDREKLAEAKEKVYLKGFYEGIMLVEGYKGQKVQDVKKPIQKMMVEKGQALIYMEPEKQVMSRSSDECVVALCDQWYLDYGDNEWKQQAMECLKPLETFCDETRKNFEATLDWLQEHACSRTYGLGTRLPWDQQWLIESLSDSTIYMAYYTVAHFLQGGVLNGQGPLPLGIKPEQMTREVWDFIFFKSSPFPKTDIPKEHLQRLRREFEYWYPVDARVSGKDLVPNHLSYYLYNHVAMWPNDSGKWPQAVRANGHLLLNSEKMSKSTGNFLTLSEAIAKFSADGMRMALADAGDTVEDANFVEAMADAGILRLYTWVEWVKEMIANQNNLRTGPADTFNDRVFGSDMNAGIIKTEQHYQRMMYKEALKSGFFEFQAAKDKYRELAIEGMHRDLVFQFIEKQTLLLAPICPHLCEHTWGLMGKTGSLMKALWPVAGPVDEVLMRSSQYVMETAHDLRIRLKAYLAPPKSKKGDVKPTAKPSHCTIYVAKTYPSWQHSALSLLGKHYKSNKGALPDNKVIAMELGALPELKKYMKRVMPFVAMIKENLEKNGARVLDLELEFDERAVLLENLVYLTNSLELDQIDVVFTSEADDKIKEDCCPGKPFSVFRSEPGVAVSLLNPQPSNGLFTTTIDIRQGDSRDSIIRRLSKVNRFIKDLSKVKLMRFEDPVLGPRRVPILGREEQGKLTISDKSFFSISLADRKVLMTDNGLSIDIGDTLVYLVQ